A genomic window from Natrinema sp. HArc-T2 includes:
- a CDS encoding aldo/keto reductase, with translation MEYTTLGNTGTTVSRLCFGTWRFGRETGGIVETEREEAHELLDAAWDHGINFIDTANVYGDPDGTSEEWIGEWLADHDREDFVIASKVYFPFDGWGEPGPNDSGLGRKHIRAQIEGTLERLGTDYLDLYYIHRWDDDTPIEETLRTLTDLVREGKVNHLGASSMAAWKLTKALWTSDVEGLERFDVTQPMFNAADTDDVGDYLDVCADQDIAVCPYSPLAGGFLTGKYERDEDGTVVAPDGSRASLTDLFEDRYTSATAWEVLEAVESVADDLDATPAQVSLRWLMDQDRFTCVPIVGARTPDQLEENVGAVDLELSDEQFDRIDDARGTDDGGYR, from the coding sequence ATGGAGTACACCACGCTCGGTAACACGGGCACGACGGTCTCGCGACTCTGTTTCGGCACCTGGCGCTTCGGTCGCGAGACCGGCGGCATCGTCGAAACGGAACGCGAAGAAGCCCACGAACTTCTCGACGCTGCCTGGGACCACGGGATCAACTTCATCGACACGGCCAACGTCTACGGCGATCCCGACGGCACCAGCGAGGAGTGGATCGGCGAGTGGCTCGCAGACCACGACCGCGAGGACTTCGTCATCGCCTCGAAGGTCTACTTCCCCTTCGACGGCTGGGGCGAACCCGGGCCGAACGACTCCGGGCTCGGACGTAAACATATCCGCGCCCAGATCGAGGGGACCCTAGAGCGACTGGGAACCGACTACCTCGATCTGTACTACATCCACCGCTGGGACGACGACACCCCCATCGAAGAGACCCTGCGGACACTCACCGACCTCGTCCGCGAGGGGAAAGTCAACCACCTGGGCGCCTCGAGCATGGCCGCCTGGAAACTCACCAAAGCGCTGTGGACGAGCGACGTCGAGGGCCTCGAGCGATTCGACGTAACCCAGCCGATGTTCAACGCGGCCGATACGGACGATGTCGGCGACTACCTCGACGTCTGTGCGGATCAGGACATCGCGGTCTGTCCGTACTCGCCGCTTGCCGGCGGCTTCCTCACCGGAAAATACGAGCGCGACGAGGACGGGACCGTTGTCGCGCCGGACGGCTCGCGGGCCAGCCTCACCGACCTGTTCGAGGATCGGTATACGAGCGCGACGGCCTGGGAAGTGCTCGAAGCCGTCGAATCCGTCGCCGACGACCTCGACGCGACGCCCGCACAGGTCTCCCTGCGATGGCTGATGGATCAGGACCGCTTTACCTGCGTGCCGATCGTCGGCGCACGCACCCCGGACCAACTCGAAGAAAACGTCGGCGCAGTCGACCTCGAGTTGAGCGACGAGCAGTTCGACCGAATCGACGATGCTCGCGGCACGGACGACGGCGGCTATCGCTAA